AAGCGCGATTCCGGGCGTCCTGCAGGGAAGAATTCTCCTTGTAAGTGCCTGCCGTAGCGCGTATTCGCTTGGAAAAGCGAGTCAATGGACATATTCTGACAGTCAACCTCCGGGAACTGACAGCGCGCAGCCCGGTCTTCTGCTTATTCATTTACAGGAGCCCTCTCTCATGACGCGTCCCGTCGATTCCGGCGTTATTTTCCTCGCACGTCTTGCGCTGGCCGTGTTGTTCTTATGGGGCGGTGTGATGAAACTGCTGGGATACGCAGGCTTCGTCGGGTATCTGCACTCCAAAGGCGTGCCATTCGTGCAGGTGGCGGCGCCGCTCGCCACCGCGGTCGAAGCGCTCGGCGGACTGTGTCTGGTGGTCGGTTTCAAGATTCGCCCGCTTGCGCTCATTCTGGCGGTGTACACGGTGGCCACCGCCGTCCTCGGACACGATTTCTGGAACGTCACCGATGCGGCCGTCCAGCACGACATGGTGATCCACTTCTGGAAAAACATCGGCATTGCGGGTGGTTTCCTGCTGCTGTTCGTGACGGGTGCGGGCCGGATCAGCATCGACGGGGCGCGTGCGCCGCGCGGCGGTTTGGGTCGGTGATTCAGCGCGGGTGCCGTGGCACCGGAATTGCGTGGGGAAGGCGTGGGCCGGCAAGTCTCTTCGATTCGGATAGTCAGCAAGGAGCCAACAATGATTCAAAGTTTTGAGCAAACGATCGGCGGCAATGTCATGCAGTTTTGCGCGAGCCTCGGCGAAGGGCCGACGCCGCATCGCGTGATTATCAGCCGGGCCGATTCGGCGGAAACGCTGGTGATCCTCGATGCCTCCGGCTTCCTCAGCACGATCAAGGCAGAGATCGAAGAGCCGGAGAAGCTGATTGCCGACGCGATCCGCAAGGTGGAAAACGAAGGGTTGATCCAGCGCGCACTGGATTCCGGGGAGATTCAGGAAACCTCGCTATAGCGTTGAAAGTGCACTGTGATGAAAAGGACAACTGCGCAATTGCCTGAAGTGCAAAATCAGTGGGAAACCAATGATTTCCGCACTATTGTGTCCTGTAGGGTTGTCAAAAAATATTGAACAACTGGAAGCGGCGACCCACAGGAGGAATCTATGAAAGCACGCATGCACTGCGTTGTAGCTGCGGCAACGCTTATTGGACTGTCGATCCCGCTTCCCGCAGCTTATGCTCAACTCGGCAATCTGCTTAACCAGGGGAGCAGCAACGGTTCCTCACCGAGCCTCGGTGGCTTGACCGGGGGCGGTTCGTCGGGAGGCCTGGGCGACCTTGGCAGTGCGTTGTCAGGGGGCTCGGTGACGTCCGGCAGCAGCAGCAATGTCGCCGGTGTGCTGCAGTTCTGCATCAAGAACAACTACCTGGGCGGCAACAGCGCGTCGTCGGTCAAGGATTCGCTGATGAGCAAGCTGCCGGGCGGCGCGTCGAATTCCAGCAGCGGCTATACCGATGGCGCCAACGGCGTGGTCGACACAGGCAGCGGCCAGAAGCTGAGCCTTGGCGGCGATGGCGTCAAGCAGCAACTCACCAAGCAGATCTGCGACAAGATCCTCGATCAAGGCAAGTCGATGCTTTAAGCATCGCCGGCCCAAATTCTGCGAGCGTCGCGGTTACCCGCACGGTCATCTTCATGGCCGCAAACAAACACCACACGGCGGCTCAACCGCGCCCGGCGCCATGCACCGGGCGCAAGGGCGGTTTCTTCCTGTCATCCGGTTCCTGAGCGTGCGGCTGCGGATGGACGAGGCACGCCAGCGCCAGCGCAGTGAGTAGCAAGCCCGCGGAAATCGCGGTGGCCGCTTGCATGCCGAACACAATGTGCGCGGCGCCCGCTCCGCTCACCAGCGCGCCGAAGGCCGCGACGCCCACTGCGCCGCCCGCTTGCCGCGCGGTGTTGAGGACCGCTGACGCAGTGCCGGCGCGCTGCTTCTCAACCGACGCGAGCACGGCGGTCGTCATGGCCGGCACCGCGAGGCCCATGCCCGAAGGAATCAGCAGGAACGGCAGCAACAGCCCGATAAGCGGTGTCGTTGCGCCCACGAGATGCAGCAAGCCATAACCCAGCGCCGCGATCAGCGCGCCGCAGATCATCGGCACGCGCGCGCCGTAGTGCCCCACGACCCAGCCGCTGAGTACGTTCGAGACCAGAAAGCCACCGGTCAGCGGCAGGAATGCGAGCCCCGCCTGCAGCGGCGTGTAACCGCGCACCCGTTGCAGATACAGGCTCAGCACGAACACCATGCCGTAGTAGGTCAGGTTCACGCAGATGCCGAACAGGACCGCCGCGCTGAAGGTGCGCTTGCGGAACAGCGAGAGCGGCAGCATCGGTGCGGCCACGCGCGATTCGATGGTGACGAAGGCGATGGCGGCGATGAGTGCGAGGACAAAGCCGCCTGCGACGAGCGGATGGCTCAGGCCGAGCGGTCGCCATTCGATGACCGCGCCGGTAAAGGCAGTCAATGTGACGACGGCAAGGGACTGGCCGGGCAGGTCGATGCTGCGCGGCGGCACCGCGGGTTGCGAGGCCTGGGCCGACGGTTGTGCCGACGCTTGCGCCGGCTTGGCGTTCGGCCCCGGCACCCATGCGAAGGTCGCGAACAGGCCCGCGGCGCACAGGGGCAGGTTGACCAGAAAGATGCTGCGCCAGCCGAAGCCCGCAATCAACAAGCCGCCAACCACCGGGCCCGCTGCGATAGAGATGGCGCCCGCCGCGGTCCACAGACCCACTGCACGCGCCCGCAGCTTCGGATCGTGCCCGCAGGCCTGATTGAGCAGCGCGAGCGAGTTGGGCAGCATCGCGGCGGCGCCGATGCCCTGCACCGCGCGTGCGGCGACGAGCATGACGTCGTCGAACGCGAGTCCGCAGGCGAGCGATGCGAGCGCAAAGATCACGATGCCGGCGGCGTACATGCGGCGCGCGCCGAGCCGGTCGCCGAGCACACCGGCCGACAGCATCAGGACCGCGAAAGCCAGCGCGTAAGCGTCGACGATCCATTGCAGGCCTGCGACGCTCGCATGCAGGTCGGTGCTGATGTTCGCGAGTGCGATATTGACGATTGTCACGTCGAGTTGCGTGACGACGAACCCGACGCTGACCGTTCCGACAATCAGGGCGATGGCGCGGGTGAAGGGGGCGGTGGGGGTATTCATGAGACACATCGTAACGCCGCGCGGCACGCGACGTTTCGGTGTGACATGAAGTATCGATGTATCGCCGCGGGTGAG
Above is a genomic segment from Paraburkholderia phenazinium containing:
- a CDS encoding DoxX family protein; the encoded protein is MTRPVDSGVIFLARLALAVLFLWGGVMKLLGYAGFVGYLHSKGVPFVQVAAPLATAVEALGGLCLVVGFKIRPLALILAVYTVATAVLGHDFWNVTDAAVQHDMVIHFWKNIGIAGGFLLLFVTGAGRISIDGARAPRGGLGR
- a CDS encoding DUF2501 domain-containing protein, with the protein product MKARMHCVVAAATLIGLSIPLPAAYAQLGNLLNQGSSNGSSPSLGGLTGGGSSGGLGDLGSALSGGSVTSGSSSNVAGVLQFCIKNNYLGGNSASSVKDSLMSKLPGGASNSSSGYTDGANGVVDTGSGQKLSLGGDGVKQQLTKQICDKILDQGKSML
- a CDS encoding MFS transporter, whose amino-acid sequence is MNTPTAPFTRAIALIVGTVSVGFVVTQLDVTIVNIALANISTDLHASVAGLQWIVDAYALAFAVLMLSAGVLGDRLGARRMYAAGIVIFALASLACGLAFDDVMLVAARAVQGIGAAAMLPNSLALLNQACGHDPKLRARAVGLWTAAGAISIAAGPVVGGLLIAGFGWRSIFLVNLPLCAAGLFATFAWVPGPNAKPAQASAQPSAQASQPAVPPRSIDLPGQSLAVVTLTAFTGAVIEWRPLGLSHPLVAGGFVLALIAAIAFVTIESRVAAPMLPLSLFRKRTFSAAVLFGICVNLTYYGMVFVLSLYLQRVRGYTPLQAGLAFLPLTGGFLVSNVLSGWVVGHYGARVPMICGALIAALGYGLLHLVGATTPLIGLLLPFLLIPSGMGLAVPAMTTAVLASVEKQRAGTASAVLNTARQAGGAVGVAAFGALVSGAGAAHIVFGMQAATAISAGLLLTALALACLVHPQPHAQEPDDRKKPPLRPVHGAGRG